A stretch of the Vigna radiata var. radiata cultivar VC1973A chromosome 7, Vradiata_ver6, whole genome shotgun sequence genome encodes the following:
- the LOC106766793 gene encoding chaperonin 60 subunit alpha 2, chloroplastic isoform X3 — protein MLSLLPLDPKVASKMNELAGDGTSTAIILARAMIKSGLLAVSFGANPISLKKGMDKTVKELVKLLKERSVPVEGREHIKAVASISAGNDDYVGNLIADAMGKIGPDGVISIESSSTSETSVIIEEGMKIDKGYMSPHFITNQEKSIVEFDWAKVLVTDQKISSVKEIVPLLEKAMQLSVPLLIIAEDITRQVLETLVVNKMQGLLRVAVVKCPGFAGGKKALLQDIALMTGADFLSGDLGLTLDGATSDQLGTALKVTITSNATTIIADPSTKAEVQARISQIKKDLSETDNANLSRKLSERIAKLLGGVAVIKVGAHTELELEDRKLRIEDAKNATFAAISEGIVPGGGATYVHLSDLIPTIRSSMEDLDEQIGADIVAKALIEPAKSIATNAGIDGDIVVQKTRTYDWRIGYNAMTGIYEDLLDAGVADPSRVARCALQSAVSVAGVILTTQAILVDKIKKPKPAVPFIPGITP, from the exons ATGCTGTCTCTCTTACCGTTGGACCCAAAG GTTGCAAGTAAAATGAACGAGTTAGCTGGTGATGGTACTAGCACTGCAATTATTTTGGCTCGAGCCATGATTAAATCTGGACTATTAGCAGTTTCTTTTGGAGCTAATCCTATTTCTTTGAAGAAGGGGATGGACAAGACTGTAAAGGAGTTGGTCAAGTTATTGAAGGAGAGAAGTGTTCCTGTTGAAGGGAGGGAGCATATTAAAG CTGTAGCATCAATTTCTGCTGGAAATGATGATTATGTTGGCAACTTGATTGCTGATGCTATGGGAAAGATTGGTCCGGATGGGGTGATCTCTATTGAGTCCTCCTCAACATCTGAAACCTCTGTCATAATTGAAGAAGGGATGAAG ATCGATAAGGGTTACATGTCTCCTCACTTCATTACGAACCAGGAGAAGTCCATTGTAGAGTTTGATTGGGCTAAAGTTTTGGTAACTGATCAGAAGATTTCAAGTGTCAAAGAAATAGTCCCATTGTTAGAGAAGGCTATGCAGTTGAGTGTTCCACTCTTAATCATTGCTGAGGATATAACAAGACAAGTGCTGGAAACATTAGTAGTGAACAAGATGCAAGGATTACTAAGAGTTGCAGTCGTAAAATGTCCAGGATTTGCAGGTGGGAAGAAAGCTTTGTTACAAGATATTGCACTAATGACCG GTGCTGATTTTCTTTCTGGAGACTTGGGTCTCACACTTGATGGTGCAACATCAGACCAGCTTGGTACGGCACTGAAAGTGACAATAACCAGTAATGCGACAACTATCATTGCTGATCCTAGTACTAAGGCGGAAGTTCAGGCCAGAATTTCACAGATAAAGAAAGATCTTAGTGAAACAGATAATGCAAACTTGTCAAGAAAGCTCTCAGAGAGAATTGCGAAACTGTTGGGTGGTGTCGCTGTTATAAAG GTAGGTGCACATACTGAGCTAGAACTTGAAGATAGAAAACTGAGGATTGAGGATGCAAAGAATGCAACATTTGCTGCCATAAGTGAGGGCATTGTTCCTGGAGGGGGTGCCACATATGTCCACCTGTCGGACTTGATACCAACAATAAGGAGCTCCATGGAAGATCTAGATGAGCAAATTGGAGCTGATATCGTAGCAAAG GCACTCATTGAACCTGCAAAATCAATTGCAACTAATGCAGGAATTGATGGAGACATTGTTGTCCAAAAGACTAGAACATATGATTGGAGAATCGGATATAATGCAATGACGGGCATATATGAAGATCTTTTGGATGCTGGGGTAGCAGATCCTAGTCGTGTTGCAAGATGCGCTCTTCAAAGCGCAGTTTCTGTTGCTGGTGTGATTCTAACTACTCAAGCTATATTGGTggataaaataaagaaacccAAACCAGCAGTGCCCTTTATCCCTGGCATAACTCCCTAA
- the LOC106766793 gene encoding chaperonin 60 subunit alpha 2, chloroplastic isoform X2, whose amino-acid sequence MMALQLLDPLSFQMQLRMQVASKMNELAGDGTSTAIILARAMIKSGLLAVSFGANPISLKKGMDKTVKELVKLLKERSVPVEGREHIKAVASISAGNDDYVGNLIADAMGKIGPDGVISIESSSTSETSVIIEEGMKIDKGYMSPHFITNQEKSIVEFDWAKVLVTDQKISSVKEIVPLLEKAMQLSVPLLIIAEDITRQVLETLVVNKMQGLLRVAVVKCPGFAGGKKALLQDIALMTGADFLSGDLGLTLDGATSDQLGTALKVTITSNATTIIADPSTKAEVQARISQIKKDLSETDNANLSRKLSERIAKLLGGVAVIKVGAHTELELEDRKLRIEDAKNATFAAISEGIVPGGGATYVHLSDLIPTIRSSMEDLDEQIGADIVAKALIEPAKSIATNAGIDGDIVVQKTRTYDWRIGYNAMTGIYEDLLDAGVADPSRVARCALQSAVSVAGVILTTQAILVDKIKKPKPAVPFIPGITP is encoded by the exons ATGATGGCGTTACAATTGCTCGATCCATTGAGCTTTCAGATGCAATTGAGAATGCAG GTTGCAAGTAAAATGAACGAGTTAGCTGGTGATGGTACTAGCACTGCAATTATTTTGGCTCGAGCCATGATTAAATCTGGACTATTAGCAGTTTCTTTTGGAGCTAATCCTATTTCTTTGAAGAAGGGGATGGACAAGACTGTAAAGGAGTTGGTCAAGTTATTGAAGGAGAGAAGTGTTCCTGTTGAAGGGAGGGAGCATATTAAAG CTGTAGCATCAATTTCTGCTGGAAATGATGATTATGTTGGCAACTTGATTGCTGATGCTATGGGAAAGATTGGTCCGGATGGGGTGATCTCTATTGAGTCCTCCTCAACATCTGAAACCTCTGTCATAATTGAAGAAGGGATGAAG ATCGATAAGGGTTACATGTCTCCTCACTTCATTACGAACCAGGAGAAGTCCATTGTAGAGTTTGATTGGGCTAAAGTTTTGGTAACTGATCAGAAGATTTCAAGTGTCAAAGAAATAGTCCCATTGTTAGAGAAGGCTATGCAGTTGAGTGTTCCACTCTTAATCATTGCTGAGGATATAACAAGACAAGTGCTGGAAACATTAGTAGTGAACAAGATGCAAGGATTACTAAGAGTTGCAGTCGTAAAATGTCCAGGATTTGCAGGTGGGAAGAAAGCTTTGTTACAAGATATTGCACTAATGACCG GTGCTGATTTTCTTTCTGGAGACTTGGGTCTCACACTTGATGGTGCAACATCAGACCAGCTTGGTACGGCACTGAAAGTGACAATAACCAGTAATGCGACAACTATCATTGCTGATCCTAGTACTAAGGCGGAAGTTCAGGCCAGAATTTCACAGATAAAGAAAGATCTTAGTGAAACAGATAATGCAAACTTGTCAAGAAAGCTCTCAGAGAGAATTGCGAAACTGTTGGGTGGTGTCGCTGTTATAAAG GTAGGTGCACATACTGAGCTAGAACTTGAAGATAGAAAACTGAGGATTGAGGATGCAAAGAATGCAACATTTGCTGCCATAAGTGAGGGCATTGTTCCTGGAGGGGGTGCCACATATGTCCACCTGTCGGACTTGATACCAACAATAAGGAGCTCCATGGAAGATCTAGATGAGCAAATTGGAGCTGATATCGTAGCAAAG GCACTCATTGAACCTGCAAAATCAATTGCAACTAATGCAGGAATTGATGGAGACATTGTTGTCCAAAAGACTAGAACATATGATTGGAGAATCGGATATAATGCAATGACGGGCATATATGAAGATCTTTTGGATGCTGGGGTAGCAGATCCTAGTCGTGTTGCAAGATGCGCTCTTCAAAGCGCAGTTTCTGTTGCTGGTGTGATTCTAACTACTCAAGCTATATTGGTggataaaataaagaaacccAAACCAGCAGTGCCCTTTATCCCTGGCATAACTCCCTAA
- the LOC106766793 gene encoding chaperonin 60 subunit alpha 2, chloroplastic isoform X1 — MSSYIHSNVFLSSLFFPPNGNPSSSFPPFRLKQMAFGVRKVPRFVVRAGPKKILFGKECREAMQAGIDKLADAVSLTVGPKGRNVILSESGNLKVINDGVTIARSIELSDAIENAGAILIQEVASKMNELAGDGTSTAIILARAMIKSGLLAVSFGANPISLKKGMDKTVKELVKLLKERSVPVEGREHIKAVASISAGNDDYVGNLIADAMGKIGPDGVISIESSSTSETSVIIEEGMKIDKGYMSPHFITNQEKSIVEFDWAKVLVTDQKISSVKEIVPLLEKAMQLSVPLLIIAEDITRQVLETLVVNKMQGLLRVAVVKCPGFAGGKKALLQDIALMTGADFLSGDLGLTLDGATSDQLGTALKVTITSNATTIIADPSTKAEVQARISQIKKDLSETDNANLSRKLSERIAKLLGGVAVIKVGAHTELELEDRKLRIEDAKNATFAAISEGIVPGGGATYVHLSDLIPTIRSSMEDLDEQIGADIVAKALIEPAKSIATNAGIDGDIVVQKTRTYDWRIGYNAMTGIYEDLLDAGVADPSRVARCALQSAVSVAGVILTTQAILVDKIKKPKPAVPFIPGITP; from the exons ATGAGTAGCTATATACATTCTAACGTCTTTCTCTCCTCGCTCTTCTTCCCTCCCAATGGAAACCCTTCTTCTTCATTCCCA CCTTTTCGTTTGAAGCAAATGGCATTTGGGGTTCGTAAAGTTCCGCGCTTTGTGGTGAGGGCAGGCCCTAAGAAGATATTATTCGGCAAGGAGTGCAGAGAGGCCATGCAAGCCGGGATTGATAAGCTCGCCGATGCTGTCTCTCTTACCGTTGGACCCAAAG GACGAAATGTTATTCTTTCTGAATCTGGAAACCTTAAAGTGATTAATGATGGCGTTACAATTGCTCGATCCATTGAGCTTTCAGATGCAATTGAGAATGCAGGTGCCATCCTAATTCAAGAG GTTGCAAGTAAAATGAACGAGTTAGCTGGTGATGGTACTAGCACTGCAATTATTTTGGCTCGAGCCATGATTAAATCTGGACTATTAGCAGTTTCTTTTGGAGCTAATCCTATTTCTTTGAAGAAGGGGATGGACAAGACTGTAAAGGAGTTGGTCAAGTTATTGAAGGAGAGAAGTGTTCCTGTTGAAGGGAGGGAGCATATTAAAG CTGTAGCATCAATTTCTGCTGGAAATGATGATTATGTTGGCAACTTGATTGCTGATGCTATGGGAAAGATTGGTCCGGATGGGGTGATCTCTATTGAGTCCTCCTCAACATCTGAAACCTCTGTCATAATTGAAGAAGGGATGAAG ATCGATAAGGGTTACATGTCTCCTCACTTCATTACGAACCAGGAGAAGTCCATTGTAGAGTTTGATTGGGCTAAAGTTTTGGTAACTGATCAGAAGATTTCAAGTGTCAAAGAAATAGTCCCATTGTTAGAGAAGGCTATGCAGTTGAGTGTTCCACTCTTAATCATTGCTGAGGATATAACAAGACAAGTGCTGGAAACATTAGTAGTGAACAAGATGCAAGGATTACTAAGAGTTGCAGTCGTAAAATGTCCAGGATTTGCAGGTGGGAAGAAAGCTTTGTTACAAGATATTGCACTAATGACCG GTGCTGATTTTCTTTCTGGAGACTTGGGTCTCACACTTGATGGTGCAACATCAGACCAGCTTGGTACGGCACTGAAAGTGACAATAACCAGTAATGCGACAACTATCATTGCTGATCCTAGTACTAAGGCGGAAGTTCAGGCCAGAATTTCACAGATAAAGAAAGATCTTAGTGAAACAGATAATGCAAACTTGTCAAGAAAGCTCTCAGAGAGAATTGCGAAACTGTTGGGTGGTGTCGCTGTTATAAAG GTAGGTGCACATACTGAGCTAGAACTTGAAGATAGAAAACTGAGGATTGAGGATGCAAAGAATGCAACATTTGCTGCCATAAGTGAGGGCATTGTTCCTGGAGGGGGTGCCACATATGTCCACCTGTCGGACTTGATACCAACAATAAGGAGCTCCATGGAAGATCTAGATGAGCAAATTGGAGCTGATATCGTAGCAAAG GCACTCATTGAACCTGCAAAATCAATTGCAACTAATGCAGGAATTGATGGAGACATTGTTGTCCAAAAGACTAGAACATATGATTGGAGAATCGGATATAATGCAATGACGGGCATATATGAAGATCTTTTGGATGCTGGGGTAGCAGATCCTAGTCGTGTTGCAAGATGCGCTCTTCAAAGCGCAGTTTCTGTTGCTGGTGTGATTCTAACTACTCAAGCTATATTGGTggataaaataaagaaacccAAACCAGCAGTGCCCTTTATCCCTGGCATAACTCCCTAA